One stretch of Halapricum desulfuricans DNA includes these proteins:
- a CDS encoding TatD family hydrolase encodes MDIEDTPVLDNHMHLDPIEGQNIDAVEDFESVGGTHLLVLNKPSWHLFDPASDEATFEEVFELTIEAAADASEVLPGRAWPVLGVHPGLISQLVDEGYTAAQARDIMQAGLDVAAGYVADGPALAIKSGRPHYEVSEDVWEASNAVMRHAFDLASEVGCAVQLHTEGSEDLTEITEWAQEEGLPPEQVVKHYSGGRLAGPVKSVIAEKDELDIAAELDEPFLMETDFIDDPDRPGAVLGPKTVPRRVRWMLEEGREDAVRRAHVETPARVYGIDTEATLDR; translated from the coding sequence ATGGACATCGAGGACACGCCGGTACTGGACAACCACATGCATCTCGATCCGATCGAGGGGCAGAATATCGACGCCGTCGAGGACTTCGAAAGCGTCGGCGGGACGCACCTGCTCGTGCTCAACAAGCCGTCGTGGCATCTGTTCGACCCTGCAAGCGACGAGGCGACCTTCGAGGAGGTGTTCGAGTTGACGATCGAGGCGGCCGCCGACGCGAGCGAGGTATTGCCCGGTCGCGCCTGGCCTGTGCTGGGCGTGCACCCGGGGCTGATCTCGCAACTGGTCGACGAGGGATACACGGCGGCGCAGGCGCGGGATATCATGCAGGCAGGGCTCGACGTCGCCGCCGGGTACGTCGCCGACGGCCCGGCGCTGGCGATCAAGTCCGGGCGGCCCCACTACGAGGTCTCCGAGGACGTCTGGGAGGCCTCGAACGCCGTCATGCGCCACGCGTTCGACCTGGCGAGTGAGGTCGGCTGTGCCGTCCAACTTCACACCGAGGGAAGCGAGGACCTCACCGAGATCACCGAGTGGGCACAGGAGGAGGGACTGCCGCCCGAGCAGGTCGTCAAACACTACTCGGGGGGCCGCCTCGCTGGCCCGGTCAAGAGCGTCATCGCCGAGAAGGACGAACTCGATATCGCGGCCGAACTCGACGAGCCGTTCCTCATGGAGACGGACTTCATCGATGATCCCGACCGGCCGGGCGCGGTGCTGGGTCCGAAGACCGTTCCGAGACGGGTCCGATGGATGCTCGAAGAGGGACGGGAGGACGCCGTCCGGCGCGCGCACGTCGAGACGCCCGCGAGAGTGTACGGGATCGACACCGAGGCGACGCTGGATCGGTGA
- a CDS encoding RNA-guided endonuclease InsQ/TnpB family protein, with the protein MSNQVVTRTLKASIRNHSQVCDDLDSHGFAASKLWNVGRWTISRVWDAIGHIPDADELCSYLKTHERYADLHSQSSQRVLQELGEAFVSWYEQDDPDANPPGYRKHGEEHPRSTVTWKNQGFKLDTQYNRVRLSKGTNMKESRYAADYILCEYTLQTDDQTLDAVESIQTVRAVWTGEEWELHFVCKMRVETPETPGEKTAGVDLGICNTAAISVGDETLLYPGNALKEDAHYFRQQEYDTEGENGPSDHAEWARQKKSRRQEHFLHALSKDLVQQCADRDVGTIAVGHPKNIRADEDWGRHGNKRLHDWAFETLLSHIEYKAEERGIDVERVDEAGLKTSKTCCECGTEADSNRVERGLYVCENCELVANSDLNAAENMRAMVTPNPSQDRSNGCLAQPSVRLFDKSTGRITPQEQVVS; encoded by the coding sequence ATGTCGAATCAGGTCGTCACTCGGACACTCAAAGCGAGTATCCGCAACCACTCGCAGGTCTGTGACGACCTTGATTCGCATGGCTTTGCCGCGTCGAAATTATGGAACGTCGGACGGTGGACGATTTCGCGTGTCTGGGATGCTATCGGCCACATTCCAGACGCCGACGAACTCTGTTCGTACCTCAAAACCCACGAACGCTACGCAGACTTACACAGCCAATCTAGTCAGCGAGTTCTTCAGGAACTCGGTGAGGCGTTCGTCTCGTGGTACGAACAGGACGACCCAGACGCGAACCCACCCGGCTACCGCAAACACGGCGAGGAACACCCACGCTCAACAGTGACGTGGAAGAATCAGGGCTTCAAACTCGACACACAGTACAACCGTGTCCGACTTTCTAAGGGCACGAACATGAAAGAGTCGCGCTACGCCGCCGACTACATCCTCTGTGAATACACACTCCAGACAGACGACCAGACGCTCGACGCTGTTGAAAGCATCCAGACGGTGCGTGCTGTCTGGACTGGCGAGGAGTGGGAACTGCACTTCGTCTGTAAAATGCGGGTTGAGACGCCTGAGACGCCCGGTGAGAAGACAGCAGGTGTTGACCTTGGCATCTGTAACACGGCGGCAATCTCTGTCGGTGACGAGACACTACTATATCCCGGCAACGCCCTGAAAGAAGACGCTCACTACTTCCGCCAGCAAGAATACGACACGGAAGGTGAGAATGGGCCGAGCGACCACGCAGAGTGGGCCAGACAAAAGAAATCCCGGCGACAAGAGCATTTCCTGCACGCTCTCTCAAAAGACCTTGTTCAGCAGTGTGCTGACCGAGACGTTGGGACAATTGCTGTGGGCCATCCGAAGAACATCCGTGCAGATGAAGACTGGGGACGACACGGCAACAAGCGACTACACGACTGGGCGTTCGAGACGCTTCTCAGCCACATCGAGTACAAGGCCGAAGAACGCGGTATCGACGTGGAACGTGTAGACGAAGCGGGGTTGAAAACGTCGAAAACCTGTTGTGAGTGTGGGACAGAAGCTGACTCGAATCGAGTCGAACGTGGCCTGTACGTGTGTGAGAATTGCGAGTTGGTCGCCAATAGCGACCTAAACGCGGCAGAGAATATGCGAGCGATGGTAACTCCGAATCCGTCACAGGATAGGAGTAACGGCTGCTTGGCTCAGCCTTCGGTACGCCTGTTCGATAAATCAACGGGGCGAATAACCCCACAAGAACAGGTTGTATCGTGA
- a CDS encoding DNA topoisomerase IV subunit A, producing MSTDDDINYGEGDARQRLLDLAEQFYEQFEDGDVPRLQVPTRTKTNIEYDEDSDVWVYGDRTSTRSAKTVSGAQKLLKAVYTIDFLAQQLGEDRSSTLRELYYLSESWDLDEAQFNSQDESNQLIEDLEIVSGVTREDFHMRPEESGATLMGPLLIREQTRRGEREIHCQEDVGEGGYQIPNNPDQIEFLENDAEFVLAVETGGMRDRLVENGFDEEHDALIVHLKGQPARATRRITKRLHDELDLPVTVFTDGDPWSYRIYGSVAYGSIKSAHLSEYLATPQAQFVGVQPEDIVEYDLPTDPLSDSDINALESELEDPRFQTDYWEEQIELQLDIEKKSEQQALASHGLDFVTETYLPERLEAMDVL from the coding sequence ATGAGCACGGACGACGACATCAACTACGGCGAGGGCGACGCGCGCCAGCGACTTCTCGATCTGGCCGAACAGTTCTACGAGCAGTTCGAGGACGGTGACGTTCCCCGATTGCAGGTCCCGACGCGGACCAAGACCAACATCGAGTACGACGAGGACAGCGACGTCTGGGTGTACGGCGACCGGACCTCGACGCGGAGCGCCAAGACCGTCTCGGGGGCGCAGAAACTCCTGAAGGCTGTCTACACGATCGACTTCCTCGCCCAGCAACTCGGCGAGGACCGCTCCTCGACCCTGCGTGAACTGTATTATCTCAGCGAGTCCTGGGACCTCGACGAGGCGCAGTTCAACAGTCAGGACGAATCGAACCAGCTGATCGAGGACCTGGAGATCGTCTCCGGGGTCACGCGCGAGGACTTCCACATGCGTCCCGAGGAGTCGGGCGCGACGCTGATGGGGCCGCTCTTGATCCGCGAGCAGACCCGCCGCGGCGAGCGCGAGATCCACTGTCAGGAAGACGTCGGCGAGGGCGGGTATCAGATCCCGAACAACCCCGATCAGATCGAGTTCCTCGAGAACGACGCCGAGTTCGTGCTCGCGGTCGAGACCGGCGGGATGCGCGATCGGCTGGTCGAGAACGGTTTCGACGAGGAACACGACGCCCTGATCGTTCACCTGAAGGGCCAGCCCGCCCGCGCGACGCGGCGGATCACCAAGCGCCTGCACGACGAACTCGACCTGCCGGTGACGGTGTTCACCGACGGCGACCCCTGGTCGTATCGCATCTACGGCTCGGTCGCCTACGGCTCGATCAAGTCCGCCCACCTCTCGGAGTATCTGGCGACGCCACAGGCGCAGTTCGTCGGCGTCCAGCCCGAAGACATCGTCGAGTACGACCTGCCGACGGACCCGCTGAGCGACTCGGACATCAACGCGCTGGAGTCGGAACTCGAAGACCCCCGGTTCCAGACCGACTACTGGGAAGAACAGATCGAACTGCAACTGGACATCGAGAAGAAGTCCGAACAGCAGGCACTGGCCTCTCACGGGCTGGACTTCGTTACCGAGACCTATCTGCCCGAACGTCTCGAGGCAATGGACGTGCTCTAG
- the malQ gene encoding 4-alpha-glucanotransferase encodes MEFDRQSGLFLHIASLPGPDGIGTLGGPAETFVDFLADSGQSLWQFCPLGPTIPIHDNSPYQSYSAFAGNPLFLDLDDLVERGWLEELDRPDFDDANVEYGPVREFKEARLEAAFETFQEQAGDDERAAFEQFKDDAGEWLDEYALYRALRTHFGGVSWLDWPEEAKTRDPDALEQYREQLAETVEYRQFLQWLFDQQWSALKDYANERGVKLVGDVPIYVDLDSADVWANPEIFKLDEQREPEYVSGVPPDEFSDDGQMWGTPVYDWTALAERDYGWWVSRFERLLQRVDIFRIDHFKAFESYWEIPADADTAREGEWVDGPHEEVFYAVRDQLGDLPIVVEDLGEITEEMDRIRDDLGYPGMNVAAFADWCDGDSRYHPVTYDENSVAYTSTHDTDTLVGWYEDLDDRQLDCLHYAVDYEGGDVHWDILDTVWGSDSVITLAQVQDPLGYGSEARFNVPGTEKGNWSWRVGEDALTDEVAQRLYDITEATGRLTD; translated from the coding sequence ATGGAGTTTGACAGACAGAGCGGACTGTTCTTGCACATTGCCTCGCTACCGGGCCCGGACGGCATCGGAACGCTCGGTGGTCCGGCGGAAACGTTCGTCGACTTTCTCGCTGATTCTGGACAGTCGCTGTGGCAGTTCTGCCCGCTGGGACCGACAATTCCGATCCACGACAACTCACCGTATCAGTCCTACTCGGCGTTCGCCGGCAATCCGCTGTTTCTCGACCTGGATGACCTGGTCGAGCGCGGCTGGCTCGAGGAACTCGATCGTCCCGACTTCGACGACGCGAACGTGGAGTACGGACCGGTCCGGGAGTTCAAGGAAGCCCGTCTCGAGGCGGCCTTCGAGACCTTCCAGGAGCAGGCCGGCGACGACGAGCGGGCGGCGTTCGAGCAGTTCAAGGACGACGCCGGCGAGTGGCTCGATGAATACGCGCTGTATCGGGCGCTGCGGACACACTTCGGCGGGGTCTCCTGGCTTGACTGGCCTGAAGAGGCGAAGACCCGCGATCCGGACGCGCTCGAACAGTACCGCGAGCAGCTGGCCGAGACGGTCGAGTACCGGCAGTTCCTCCAGTGGCTGTTCGACCAGCAGTGGTCGGCGCTGAAAGACTACGCCAACGAGCGCGGCGTCAAGCTGGTCGGGGACGTACCGATCTACGTCGACCTCGACAGCGCCGACGTCTGGGCCAACCCGGAGATATTCAAGCTGGACGAACAGCGCGAGCCCGAGTACGTCTCCGGCGTCCCGCCGGACGAGTTCTCGGACGACGGCCAGATGTGGGGGACGCCGGTCTACGACTGGACCGCGCTGGCCGAGCGCGATTACGGCTGGTGGGTCAGTCGCTTCGAGCGTCTGCTCCAGCGAGTCGACATCTTCCGGATCGACCACTTCAAGGCATTCGAGAGCTACTGGGAGATCCCGGCCGACGCCGACACCGCCCGTGAGGGCGAGTGGGTCGACGGACCACACGAGGAGGTCTTCTATGCCGTCCGCGACCAGCTGGGCGACCTCCCGATCGTCGTCGAGGACCTCGGCGAGATCACCGAGGAGATGGACCGGATCCGCGACGATCTGGGGTATCCGGGCATGAACGTCGCAGCGTTCGCTGACTGGTGTGACGGCGATAGTCGCTATCACCCGGTGACCTACGACGAGAACTCCGTCGCCTACACCTCGACCCACGATACCGACACGCTCGTCGGCTGGTACGAGGACCTCGACGACCGACAGCTCGACTGTCTGCACTACGCCGTCGATTACGAGGGCGGAGACGTCCACTGGGACATCCTCGATACCGTCTGGGGGTCGGACTCGGTCATCACGCTCGCGCAGGTGCAGGATCCGCTGGGCTACGGCTCGGAGGCGCGGTTCAACGTTCCCGGTACGGAAAAAGGCAACTGGTCCTGGCGAGTCGGTGAAGACGCCCTGACCGACGAGGTCGCACAGCGACTGTACGACATCACCGAGGCGACCGGACGGCTGACCGACTAG
- a CDS encoding TrmB family transcriptional regulator, which translates to MNSVALADQLKQFGLSEKEIQTYLAILEQGEAKASTIADDTGVSKRYVYSICEKLEDRGFVDVDDHVVPTKIRAKPPEDVIEMLSGRLEDIEPALKQRFSETSSRPQRFDVIKSRVTVIKRLREYIESAEQELMLAVPEGYLPEVAEELSAAIDRGVLVLLLVSDVDDPEHVLDGIDGPVGSVVRVWELGMPVLLAADEQLGIASPAEMVSRANSDDRAIAIVQGQIVPIIAGSFFANYWPFAQQHFVVDPVELPTTYRSFRHATLQATLHNRAEATVYARATDKPVETDDSFTTIQGTVVETRQGMVEPQTNTIPIEHTIVIETDEGNVSVGGPDSFLEDYEARKVTLERP; encoded by the coding sequence ATGAATTCGGTCGCACTCGCAGACCAGCTCAAGCAGTTCGGACTCTCGGAAAAGGAGATTCAGACGTACCTCGCGATTCTCGAACAGGGCGAGGCGAAGGCGAGTACGATCGCCGACGATACGGGCGTCTCGAAGCGATACGTCTACAGCATCTGCGAGAAGCTCGAAGATCGCGGCTTCGTCGACGTCGACGACCACGTCGTTCCGACGAAGATCCGGGCAAAACCGCCCGAAGACGTTATCGAGATGCTTTCCGGGCGGCTCGAAGACATCGAGCCGGCGCTGAAACAGCGTTTCTCTGAAACGTCCTCGCGCCCACAGCGGTTCGACGTCATCAAATCGCGCGTGACGGTCATCAAGCGCCTGCGCGAGTACATCGAGAGCGCCGAACAGGAACTGATGCTGGCCGTCCCCGAGGGGTATCTCCCGGAGGTGGCTGAGGAACTTTCCGCGGCCATCGACCGCGGCGTTCTGGTCCTGCTGCTAGTCAGCGACGTCGACGATCCCGAGCACGTGCTCGACGGCATCGACGGCCCGGTCGGGAGCGTCGTTCGCGTCTGGGAACTCGGGATGCCGGTCCTGCTGGCGGCCGACGAGCAACTCGGAATCGCCTCGCCGGCGGAGATGGTCTCGCGAGCCAACAGCGACGACCGGGCGATCGCCATCGTGCAGGGCCAGATCGTGCCGATCATCGCCGGGTCGTTCTTCGCGAATTACTGGCCGTTCGCCCAGCAGCACTTCGTGGTCGATCCGGTCGAACTCCCCACGACCTACCGGAGTTTCCGCCACGCGACGCTGCAGGCGACGCTGCACAACCGGGCTGAGGCGACGGTCTACGCTCGGGCGACCGACAAGCCGGTCGAAACCGATGACTCGTTCACCACGATACAGGGTACCGTCGTCGAGACCCGTCAGGGCATGGTCGAACCGCAGACGAACACGATCCCGATCGAACACACAATCGTCATCGAAACCGACGAAGGCAACGTCTCGGTCGGCGGCCCGGACTCGTTCCTCGAGGACTACGAGGCGCGCAAAGTCACGCTTGAACGACCGTAG
- a CDS encoding metal-dependent hydrolase, giving the protein MVSLEHAVFLTVAIATHGVVGYTLGKVLFDRPTAGLLAGVAPDVDFLFPNALGWPFVHRGITHTLLVGALVVGIVAYRNRQTAAAVAVTYGSHLLIDTTTPKGVPHLYPLFETNYYLDLGTTGHSPIPTVAIWTCCLAVLWLSSGRRLS; this is encoded by the coding sequence ATGGTTTCGCTGGAGCACGCGGTCTTTCTGACCGTCGCGATCGCGACCCACGGGGTCGTCGGCTACACGCTCGGGAAGGTTCTCTTCGACCGTCCGACCGCCGGTCTGCTCGCTGGCGTGGCCCCGGACGTCGACTTCTTGTTTCCGAACGCGCTCGGGTGGCCGTTCGTCCATCGGGGGATCACGCACACGCTGCTCGTGGGCGCGCTGGTCGTCGGGATCGTCGCCTATCGAAACCGCCAGACCGCCGCGGCCGTCGCGGTCACGTACGGCTCGCACCTGCTGATCGACACGACCACCCCGAAGGGCGTCCCACACCTCTATCCGCTCTTCGAGACGAACTACTACCTCGACCTTGGAACGACCGGACATTCACCGATACCGACCGTGGCCATCTGGACGTGCTGTCTGGCCGTCCTCTGGCTGTCCAGCGGACGACGCCTCAGCTGA
- a CDS encoding DNA topoisomerase VI subunit B, which yields MPSTQSTLGETGIAEELAESQRQISIAEFFEKNKHMLGFDSGARALVTAVKEGVDNSLDACEEADIFPDIYVEIEDLGDYYRLVIEDNGPGITREQVPKVFGKLLYGSRFHKREQSLTPDQRVLVRRNDTVKTIPIRVLCDAYLPEDGEATRPIPDDIEVPSFNRETHEMSWESVTHAIRHETDEATYEITTEKGRTVEVTGNHSLFSVTSAGETKEVEASDLQPGDTVLTPQTLPSFEESVESVNLLEYITPDQLDGRRVYVYGFDRETLERLKTGDKVRKKPSPDSDRKRTFYRYDGVEVLKDSLETNYLEKGYLPAETVIELGWEAKAADCEFKTYQVGGEETTIPVSVPIDRSFMRLLGYYVAEGHVDDRQVGFTFGTHEEELIAETESAVATVGGTTTTVDRERNSTRVKAFGSPLSMFLETVCGERAENKRIPEFVFSTDREHQQEFITALYQGDGSDSHPSNELSHTTTSETLARQLSVLWNMQGVLASTEIATDVNGYSDDPSTQYRTKVYGEDVNLTDVFSERRPPGEQQYKRVPVSLLSDHQVGHVGHETVPDTIPGLLLGVGIGSNLEHAEVYRSLIERALDGEYVEKPRYVHNLKEMGLLDGDHQPTETLEDLWETIHELQGITETDLCLLPVKDVEQTEPPEYVYDISVPGTTGYDENFVVVNEGALSVKNSRGQQGIGISAAVLYSQLTSGKPAKITSRTKGSSEAHYFELIIDTDTNEPEIDVDETTSWDRPHGTRIELELEANMRARQSLHEYIEQTAVVNPHARIEFDEPNLEAPLKFERADDAQLPAETEEIRPHPHGVELGTLLKMLEATDSYSVSGFLQEEFTRVGQKTADTVLDRFRDRHFGREMAWRPPQVHEDSDVETAVRAAVANKGKQATRAFAAAVAESVGDRDRVANHELRAIVDREAEAVEADFETTFGSTVREKATEAAWAQILGGDGDREETLASDLYPLIDEATSTRKDDATLRGVAERLATKFTGGDDRRHRLTRDELTDYVDRAADATEEYDDATFGETARENVVEAVWGVMVTVPDDLPTVTTVADDRDAASELLEAMRATDIMSPPTGCLAPITDDLVLSGLQKEFDADFYAAATRDASVHGGDPFVVEAGIAYGGELEDSSSVDVMRFANRVPLVYQRGACATTDVVKDINWRNYGLDQPGGSGVPNGPAVVMIHVASTNVPFTSESKDAVANVPEIESEIELAVREAARDLKSYLKKRRSMRKRREKQDKLATILPEMAEKLASVTGHEEPDIDEALARIMNNVLVERAVEDGTATISVENNSDRNADLEVTEILDTEPRDANGANVVEMDGEYYLKWSPTVRSGETERLEYSIDGDADSEIAVDGIDDEKLTIQS from the coding sequence ATGCCATCGACCCAGTCGACGCTCGGCGAGACGGGGATAGCCGAGGAACTGGCCGAAAGCCAGCGCCAGATCTCCATCGCCGAGTTCTTCGAGAAGAACAAGCACATGCTCGGGTTCGACTCGGGTGCCCGGGCGCTGGTCACGGCCGTCAAAGAAGGGGTCGACAACAGCCTCGACGCCTGCGAAGAAGCCGATATCTTCCCCGATATCTACGTCGAAATCGAGGACCTCGGCGACTACTACCGGCTCGTCATCGAGGACAACGGCCCCGGGATCACCCGCGAGCAGGTGCCGAAGGTCTTCGGGAAACTGCTGTACGGTTCGCGGTTCCACAAGCGCGAGCAGTCGTTGACGCCAGACCAGCGAGTGCTCGTCAGGCGGAACGACACGGTCAAGACAATCCCGATCAGGGTCCTGTGCGACGCCTACCTTCCGGAAGACGGGGAAGCAACACGACCGATCCCCGACGACATCGAAGTACCGTCGTTCAATCGTGAAACCCACGAGATGTCCTGGGAGTCGGTCACGCACGCCATTCGACACGAAACCGACGAGGCCACGTACGAGATAACGACCGAGAAAGGTCGGACTGTGGAAGTGACCGGCAACCACAGCCTGTTTTCGGTGACGAGTGCGGGCGAGACGAAGGAGGTCGAGGCCAGCGACTTACAGCCAGGTGACACGGTTCTCACACCCCAGACGCTTCCGTCGTTCGAGGAGTCGGTCGAGTCGGTGAACCTGCTGGAGTACATCACGCCGGACCAACTCGACGGTCGGCGAGTGTACGTATACGGCTTCGACCGGGAGACACTCGAACGACTAAAAACTGGAGACAAGGTCCGAAAGAAACCGTCGCCGGACAGCGATCGAAAGCGGACCTTCTATCGGTACGATGGCGTCGAGGTTCTCAAAGACAGTCTCGAAACGAACTACCTCGAAAAGGGATACCTACCCGCAGAGACGGTGATCGAACTCGGCTGGGAAGCGAAAGCCGCCGACTGCGAGTTCAAGACCTACCAGGTCGGTGGCGAAGAGACGACGATACCGGTGTCCGTCCCCATCGACCGGTCGTTCATGCGTCTGCTGGGGTACTACGTCGCAGAAGGACACGTCGACGACCGGCAGGTCGGGTTCACCTTCGGTACCCACGAGGAGGAACTGATAGCGGAGACCGAGTCGGCCGTCGCTACTGTGGGAGGGACCACGACGACTGTCGATCGCGAGCGCAACTCGACGCGAGTGAAAGCGTTCGGGTCACCGCTCTCGATGTTTCTCGAAACCGTCTGTGGCGAGAGGGCAGAGAACAAACGGATTCCCGAGTTCGTGTTCAGCACGGACCGCGAACACCAGCAGGAGTTCATCACGGCACTGTACCAGGGAGACGGCTCCGACTCGCATCCGAGCAACGAACTGTCCCATACGACGACCAGCGAGACGCTCGCACGGCAGCTATCGGTACTGTGGAACATGCAAGGCGTGCTCGCGAGTACGGAGATTGCGACGGACGTCAACGGATACAGCGACGACCCCAGCACGCAATACAGGACGAAAGTCTACGGCGAGGACGTGAACCTGACGGACGTATTCAGCGAGCGCCGCCCGCCGGGCGAGCAGCAGTACAAACGCGTTCCCGTCTCGCTGCTCTCGGACCACCAAGTGGGACACGTCGGCCACGAGACTGTTCCGGATACCATCCCAGGGTTGTTGCTCGGCGTTGGAATCGGCTCGAACCTCGAACACGCCGAGGTCTACCGGTCGTTGATCGAACGGGCACTGGATGGAGAGTACGTCGAGAAGCCCCGGTACGTGCACAATCTCAAAGAGATGGGGCTGCTCGACGGCGACCACCAGCCGACTGAAACGCTCGAAGACCTGTGGGAGACGATTCACGAACTCCAGGGGATCACCGAGACGGACCTGTGTCTACTCCCGGTGAAAGACGTCGAACAGACTGAACCACCCGAATACGTCTACGACATCTCGGTTCCAGGAACGACGGGCTACGACGAAAATTTCGTCGTGGTCAACGAGGGGGCACTCTCGGTGAAAAACAGCCGCGGTCAGCAGGGGATAGGGATCTCCGCAGCGGTCCTCTACTCCCAGTTGACGAGCGGCAAGCCCGCCAAGATCACCTCCCGAACGAAAGGGTCGAGCGAGGCGCACTACTTCGAACTCATCATCGATACTGACACCAACGAACCGGAGATCGACGTCGACGAGACGACCTCGTGGGACCGGCCGCACGGCACGCGGATCGAGCTGGAACTGGAGGCGAACATGCGCGCGCGCCAGAGCCTCCACGAGTATATCGAACAGACAGCGGTCGTCAACCCGCACGCCCGCATCGAGTTCGACGAGCCGAACCTCGAGGCACCGCTGAAGTTCGAGCGCGCGGACGACGCCCAGCTGCCGGCCGAAACCGAGGAGATCCGTCCGCATCCCCACGGCGTCGAACTCGGGACGCTGTTGAAGATGCTCGAGGCGACCGATTCCTACTCCGTGTCCGGGTTCCTGCAGGAAGAGTTCACGCGGGTCGGTCAGAAGACCGCCGACACCGTTCTCGACCGATTTCGCGATCGACACTTCGGTCGCGAGATGGCCTGGCGACCGCCGCAGGTCCACGAGGACAGCGACGTCGAGACCGCCGTCCGGGCCGCGGTCGCGAACAAGGGCAAGCAGGCAACCAGAGCTTTCGCGGCGGCAGTGGCCGAGTCGGTCGGTGACCGGGACCGGGTAGCGAACCACGAACTCCGGGCAATCGTCGACCGCGAGGCCGAGGCCGTCGAGGCAGACTTCGAGACCACGTTTGGCTCGACAGTCCGGGAGAAAGCCACTGAGGCGGCGTGGGCGCAGATACTGGGCGGTGACGGTGACCGCGAGGAGACGCTGGCGTCGGACCTCTATCCGCTGATCGACGAGGCGACCAGCACTCGCAAGGACGACGCGACGCTCCGGGGCGTCGCGGAGCGACTGGCGACGAAGTTCACCGGCGGCGACGACCGGCGCCACCGTCTCACGCGCGACGAACTCACAGACTACGTTGACCGGGCCGCCGACGCGACCGAGGAATACGACGACGCGACCTTCGGCGAGACCGCGCGCGAGAACGTCGTCGAAGCCGTCTGGGGCGTGATGGTGACCGTGCCGGACGACCTGCCGACGGTCACGACGGTCGCCGACGACCGCGACGCGGCGTCCGAACTGCTGGAGGCGATGCGAGCGACCGATATCATGTCGCCGCCGACGGGGTGTCTCGCGCCGATCACGGACGACCTCGTTCTCTCGGGTCTGCAAAAGGAGTTCGACGCGGACTTCTACGCCGCTGCGACCCGCGACGCCTCGGTCCACGGCGGCGATCCGTTCGTCGTCGAGGCGGGAATTGCCTACGGCGGTGAACTCGAAGACAGCAGTAGCGTCGACGTGATGCGCTTTGCCAACCGCGTCCCGCTGGTCTACCAGCGCGGCGCGTGTGCGACGACCGACGTGGTCAAGGACATCAACTGGCGCAACTACGGGCTCGACCAGCCCGGCGGCAGCGGCGTCCCGAACGGCCCCGCGGTCGTGATGATACACGTGGCCTCGACGAACGTCCCGTTCACCAGCGAGTCCAAGGACGCGGTCGCGAACGTCCCCGAGATCGAAAGCGAGATCGAACTCGCCGTCCGGGAGGCGGCCCGCGATCTCAAAAGCTACCTCAAGAAGCGCCGATCGATGCGCAAACGCCGCGAAAAGCAGGACAAGCTGGCGACGATCCTACCCGAGATGGCAGAGAAACTCGCCTCGGTCACCGGTCACGAAGAGCCGGACATAGACGAGGCGCTGGCCCGCATCATGAACAACGTACTGGTCGAACGCGCGGTCGAGGACGGCACGGCGACGATCAGCGTCGAGAACAACTCCGATAGAAACGCAGACCTCGAAGTGACCGAGATTCTCGATACCGAACCCCGCGACGCGAACGGTGCGAACGTCGTCGAGATGGACGGCGAGTACTATCTGAAGTGGTCACCGACGGTGCGGAGCGGCGAGACGGAACGGCTCGAATACAGCATCGACGGCGACGCCGACAGCGAGATCGCGGTCGACGGAATCGACGACGAGAAACTCACGATCCAGTCATGA